The genomic interval TGCCTAGAAAAAGGTGTCGATCAATTTCATTCACTGTaagcgaaagaccttgtcGCAGTGCACCATTTGTCGGTGACAGTTCCCGGGGAGCTCTTTATTCCGCCAAGCATTTCCAAACTGCACAAGTCTACAAGCACAGGTCTAGTTGTAAGTCAGAATGTAAAATTAAAGGAGCTGAGCCGTGTTTTCAAGTGCTCGAGGAAAGAACTAAGGGTGCGTTGCGAAtcttattgactgtgagatttTGTTAGCGCAGATCTCATTCGTAACATACGGAGGCTAAAAAGTATGATCTTTCCGTTGTTTCGCATCTACTTCTTTGTGAAACTCTTCCATCCAATCATCTAAAAGTCGCCAACTCGACGGAAACTCTCGCGCGTAAAAGGCTTGCTTCACGGGGTAAAAAGACTGCATGTGATCAAAACGATCTGGCAATGTGTAGTACCAGGAATTAACAATACCCTGCTCGTAACCTggtagcttttgttgatcCGCATGGTAACCCCGTATCCGGTTGATGTAGCCCTACAACACATGGAAAATCTTATCCGAGTGAGGCATCGAACACAGTCGACTTCCGACGTTGTGATCTCGCGGTACTTACGGTGAACGTGCTAAACCAGCAGCCAAAGAATATGGAGCCCCGACTAGTCACCAATTGATCGATCATCCCGTAATAATTTGTGTTAACACCCGCCAACTCGCTGGCAAAGTCACTTAAGAAGAAGACGTTGTAATGGCCTTTAAGCGGTTGGAAAAAACCAATGTTTCGCTCGTCAGTCGCGATATACACCGTTTCGTTCTCGGCAAGGCGTCTCTTTGCCATGTCGTAGATCTCTGTTGCTTCAACCCGCGTCTTTTTGTATTGAAAATCCCCCCGTCGGATGTGAAAACTGCTAAACGAGCCCTCGGTGTTCGCGTTGTTGTAAGCACGTGCCTTTTGTCGAACCGCCGCCACAACGCGAGCTGCTGCGCACTGTATTTCGTCCATATAGCGGACGTGGTCCCGAATGAATCGTTTCATCCACAGATCTTGTTTCCAGTCTTGGAAAAATAAGAATGCGTAAAAGTGGACGAGTAACCGGGCACTCATACTGTGATCGGTCGGAAAGTGAATACGTTGCGCAGCCTGCAATGTTTCGTTGTACAAGCATATTTCTTGACGTCCGGCGCGATTTTCTTTCATACGATTCTTGGCGGAAGCGTCGATGGGAAAGGGTTTGCCAACGTAGTCTTCCCACTTCACATTTTCCGCATTGACTTCGCTATTGATACGTATGAGATCTTGGGTATCTTCATGGCTTGCTGAAGCGGGGAAAACTGCCATGCATTCTTCTGGATTCCATACAACGACTTGCGAAACCGATCTCAGCCAATAGAATAGCGTATCGATTTCGTCTGGGTTCGCCCCGTCCCATTGAGTGCGATTGCTTGGTGGAAATGCCACATTACCATCACCATCCCGAAAGTGTCCCGTCATGGCTTCGCGTTCTAAATACTCTTGCATTGTAATGATGTTCAATCC from Phaeodactylum tricornutum CCAP 1055/1 chromosome 11, complete sequence carries:
- a CDS encoding predicted protein, translating into MAGTSGRGTARRRSSGASLGFYLGVIALLFGLLNLALNLRTTQFVEQDISVVEAILKESLSAFTSAKVADAGSRQELHPDRHPSYKLAGLSCDAYGGPSPDVAQEMVYWRDIPADSNHVSPFQKPAVTEYLTFEPDHGGFNNIRMAMETVLALAFAMGRTLVLPPEKRMYLLDKDSERNHFGFDHFFHMEAIHNEHTGLNIITMQEYLEREAMTGHFRDGDGNVAFPPSNRTQWDGANPDEIDTLFYWLRSVSQVVVWNPEECMAVFPASASHEDTQDLIRINSEVNAENVKWEDYVGKPFPIDASAKNRMKENRAGRQEICLYNETLQAAQRIHFPTDHSMSARLLVHFYAFLFFQDWKQDLWMKRFIRDHVRYMDEIQCAAARVVAAVRQKARAYNNANTEGSFSSFHIRRGDFQYKKTRVEATEIYDMAKRRLAENETVYIATDERNIGFFQPLKGHYNVFFLSDFASELAGVNTNYYGMIDQLVTSRGSIFFGCWFSTFTGYINRIRGYHADQQKLPGYEQGIVNSWYYTLPDRFDHMQSFYPVKQAFYAREFPSSWRLLDDWMEEFHKEVDAKQRKDHTF